From a single Planctellipticum variicoloris genomic region:
- a CDS encoding four helix bundle protein → MGTSRHDNEALEERLLEFAARCGRVVESLPDTRMGRHVAGQFVRCGTAAAPNYAEACAAESRNDFVHKLGIALKELRESRIWLKLAIKCELLPSARLLPLVAECNELMGIIGQSIITAKSNRGGASTRETRSE, encoded by the coding sequence GTGGGGACTTCTCGGCACGACAACGAAGCGTTGGAAGAGCGACTGCTGGAATTTGCGGCTCGTTGTGGACGAGTTGTTGAATCGCTCCCTGACACTCGGATGGGGCGGCACGTTGCCGGGCAGTTTGTACGTTGCGGTACAGCGGCTGCTCCGAATTATGCCGAAGCATGTGCCGCCGAAAGCCGCAACGACTTCGTCCACAAGCTGGGAATTGCATTGAAGGAACTTCGGGAATCCCGCATCTGGCTGAAACTGGCGATCAAGTGCGAGCTCTTGCCGAGTGCGCGACTGTTGCCGCTTGTTGCGGAATGCAACGAGCTGATGGGAATCATCGGTCAATCAATCATCACTGCGAAATCGAATCGCGGGGGGGCCTCGACTCGGGAAACACGGTCCGAGTAG
- a CDS encoding AAA family ATPase encodes MVQTAGPLPAGELGDDDVQAIDRLRELFTRLKKELGRVIIGQHDVIERLAICLFARGHSLLMGVPGLAKTLLVSKLAETMSLKFSRIQFTPDLMPMDITGTDILQDGSDGRREFQFVTGPVFANIVLADEINRAPPKTQAAMLEAMQEQKVTVVGKSFALDSPFFVLATQNPVEQEGTYPLPEAQLDRFMFLIELDYPSEAEEVQIARTTTGDALPQLAHLLTAAEMIEHQHLVRRIPVPDHIYQYAARLVRKTRPQDPTAPAWMKPLVAWGAGPRAVQFLILGAKSRAALHGSYMVRLEDVHEVALPVLTHRVITTFAAQAEGLDAKGIVKRLVGETIEER; translated from the coding sequence ATGGTGCAAACGGCAGGTCCGTTGCCAGCGGGCGAACTCGGGGACGACGACGTTCAGGCGATCGATCGACTGCGGGAGCTGTTCACCCGGCTGAAGAAGGAGCTCGGGCGGGTCATTATCGGGCAGCATGACGTGATCGAGCGGCTGGCAATCTGCCTGTTCGCCCGGGGTCACTCGCTGTTGATGGGCGTGCCGGGGCTGGCGAAGACGCTGCTGGTGAGCAAGCTGGCCGAGACGATGTCTTTGAAGTTCAGCCGGATCCAGTTCACGCCCGACCTGATGCCGATGGATATTACCGGCACCGACATTCTGCAGGATGGCTCGGACGGACGGCGCGAGTTTCAGTTCGTGACCGGTCCGGTGTTTGCGAATATCGTGCTGGCGGACGAGATCAACCGGGCTCCGCCGAAAACGCAGGCCGCGATGCTCGAGGCGATGCAGGAGCAGAAGGTGACGGTCGTCGGCAAGAGTTTTGCGCTGGATTCGCCGTTCTTCGTGCTGGCCACGCAGAATCCGGTCGAGCAGGAGGGGACGTATCCGTTGCCCGAGGCGCAGCTCGACCGGTTCATGTTTCTGATCGAGCTGGACTACCCGTCGGAAGCGGAAGAAGTGCAGATTGCGCGGACGACGACGGGGGACGCGCTGCCGCAGCTTGCGCATCTGCTGACCGCGGCGGAGATGATCGAGCATCAGCATCTCGTGCGGCGGATTCCGGTTCCGGATCACATTTATCAGTACGCGGCGCGGCTGGTGCGGAAGACGCGTCCGCAGGATCCGACGGCGCCGGCGTGGATGAAACCGCTGGTGGCCTGGGGAGCCGGTCCGCGGGCGGTGCAGTTCCTGATTCTGGGGGCGAAGTCCCGCGCGGCGTTGCACGGCAGTTACATGGTGCGGCTGGAAGACGTGCATGAAGTGGCGCTGCCGGTGCTGACGCACCGGGTGATTACGACGTTTGCGGCGCAGGCGGAAGGGCTGGATGCGAAGGGGATTGTGAAGCGGCTGGTGGGGGAGACAATCGAGGAGCGGTAG